In the genome of Denticeps clupeoides chromosome 13, fDenClu1.1, whole genome shotgun sequence, one region contains:
- the trmt10b gene encoding tRNA methyltransferase 10 homolog B, with protein sequence MNRNEGEAGGIAICDMLEMFQIDEGVVSSTVWDPGCSKNVMRKQRNWERTLALKKSKRKEEKRRRKQNRVQDKVICPKGPQLSKRMLKAITKERLEEARLSGPRLCVDLSMTDCMSHKEISRLAGQIRRVYGLNRKAAQPFHLFLTDLSQDSLLYRECVRMNDGFREYSMEMTEKSWLEVFPEDDVVFLTPDAEEALQSVETEKVYILGGLVDESIQKKMSYTKAMELGVCTARLPIEEYMIKKDNPKNFHSKILTINQVFEILLTFCDTGSWVQALAAGVPPGKGYMLTPEATLEMKN encoded by the exons ATGAACAGGAACGAGGGCGAGGCCGGTGGCATCGCGATCTGCGACATGTTGGAGATGTTTCAAATCGACGAGGGAGTCGTGTCTTCGACCGTGTGGGACCCCGGCTGCTCG AAAAATGTGATGAGAAAGCAGCGTAACTGGGAGAGGACGCTCGCTTTGAAGAAGAGCAAGAGGAAGGAGGAAAAGCGGAGACGAAAACAGAATCGTGTCCAGGATAAAG TCATCTGCCCGAAAGGCCCTCAGCTGAGCAAGCGTATGTTAAAAGCAATCACCAAGGAACGTTTAGAAGAGGCCAGACTCTCTGGTCCAAGGCTCTGTGTGGACCTTAGCATGACGGACTGCATGTCCCACaag gagATTAGTCGACTGGCTGGACAGATTAGAAGAGTATATGGACTGAATCGGAAAGCAGCACAGCCCTTCCACCTGTTCCTCACGGATCTAAGCCAGGACAGCCTGCTCTACAGGGAGTGTGTGAGAATGAATGATGGGTTTCGGGAGTACTCG ATGGAAATGACTGAGAAAAGTTGGCTAGAAGTGTTTCCTGAAGATGATGTTGTCTTCTTAACACCAGATGCAGAGGAAG CTTTACAGAGTGTGGAAACAGAAAAGGTCTACATCCTTGGTGGCCTGGTGGATGAAAGTATACAGAAG AAGATGAGCTACACAAAGGCAATGGAACTTGGTGTGTGTACAGCCAGGCTCCCTATCGAGGAGTACATGATTAAGAAGGATAACCCTAAGAACTTCCACTCGAAGATCCTAACCATAAACCAGG TTTTTGAAATTCTTCTGACATTCTGTGACACTGGAAGTTGGGTACAAGCCCTAGCTGCTGGAGTTCCTCCGGGGAAGGGCTATATGCTCACACCAGAGGCTACTTTGGAGATGAAAAATTGA